Sequence from the Dehalococcoidales bacterium genome:
GCAGAAGCTGGTAGTGCCATCAAAAGACGATATTATCGAGTCCGTAAGGAAGGTAATGTCCACCGGCTAACCGGAAACCGGAGCTAACAAAATATTTGCCCCGGAGAATGCCGGACAGTTCCGTCCTGTGCGGTACTTGCCCGCCGTGTCCTGCCGGTTGTTTCCGTATTCTTCCATCTGCTCCGCAAGTAATAAACCTATTGACAAAGGTATACCCGAAAGACTATGATACAGAACCAAATCAGGCGGAGCAGTTTGATGGTACCCAAGTACCGGACAGGCAGCAAAATCATCATAAAAGCGGTCAAGGATGAGGCAGCATCAGCCCGGGATTCTGATATCGCCCGGTACTCCGGTCAGACCGGTACCGTAACCAACTACCACTGGATAAGTCCCATGCCGGGCACGGTTTTCTACATTTACACTGTAAAAATAGATAACATTCAGAAGGAAATCGTGCTGCATGAAGACGAGTTAGAGGCGGCCGCCGCCAGAGCCCGTAAATAACTCCAACTGGCAAGCGATAAATCCTCTCGAAACCGGGCAGCGCCTGCTTGTACCGGAACCACGGTCATATCAGCTTCCAGGATATTTCCGGAAATCAGCGATTGTTTACCGATCCGGTACCAGGTTATTATGATTGTTCCTCGCCCTCAACCGCCCGGTGTGGTAGAATAGCAGGTAGCAATGAATTATAAGCTAAGTCCGTCAGATATGACCTTTTCTTACGATGGTTGCAAGCGGTGCTTCTATCTGAAGGCAGTCAAGGGTATCGTCCAGCCGTCAATACCAATACCCTCCGTCTTCAGCAAAATCGCCAGCCTCCTCAAGAACCACTATGCCGGTAAACAGACCGGTGAACTTCATCTTGCTCTCCCTCCCGGCATCATCAGCCACGGGGAAAGGAATGTCAGGTCACAGGTAATCGCGCTGCCCAACCATGACGCTACCTGCTATATCAACGGCCGCTTTGACATCGTCGTCAGCTTTGAAGACGGTACCTACGGGATAATCGATTTCAAGACGGGCAATCCGAGCCGGGAATCGGCCGCTTTCTACAGCCGCCAGTTACACGCTTACGCTTACGCCCTGGAGCACCCGGCGTCAAACGCTTTAGCGCTGGCGCCGGTAACCAGGCTGGGGCTGCTCTATTTCTATCCGTCCGGCATAAACCAGCAGAACCTGGAGAGGCTTTTCTATGAAGCCGAGATAACCTGGATAGAGATAGAAAAGGACGAGGCGAGGTTCCTCAGATTTATCGATGAGATGCTCTATTTGCTGGAGATGCCGGAAGCGCCGCCGCATTCCTCTAACTGCCCCTGGTGCAACTACGCCAGCAGACTAAACGACTTTTAATTGCGGGTATACGGGAAGTCTAACGGATAGTCAATTATGCAAGTAAGTACTAGTAATTAGTTGACTAAGGCCCGTTGCCCGTACTGTATGGCCATACCCTGAATAATCTGCTCCTGTGATTGGCCCCGGCCCAGGTTCTTCTTAATGGTGGCCTGCATTTCCAGAGCTTTATCACAATGACAATCAACCAGCCGGAGGTCACAGGCGCCGCAAACACAGTTAACATTGGCTGCCACCGCGTTCACCTCAGCTGCCGACACTGAGGAAGAGCACGAGGTGAATACCAGTGCCAACGCTATTAACAGCGGCAGAAATAATTTTCGTACAGAATTACCGGTCATCTTCAGGCTCCCTTGTAGATAGTTGCTTTTCGTTCATTGTAGCAGAAATCAGCTTATGCTGTAAAGGGAATAGCCGGGTGTTCTGCTTATATTGAGATGATTAAACTGCCATTGGCAGCTAAGACTGAAGAGAAGCCAAATAAAATAGCGTTGACACGATGAAAGCCAGGAACTACAGTAACCCTGGACACGCCGGGGTGGCGGAACTGGCAGACGCAGCGGACTTAAAATTCCAGGCTAAAATATCAACCAGTGGCTTTAGCTTCAAAACAGTGTTTTTACATCACCTTGTATTGTGGTCATTTGAACGTAACCGCCGATGGTGAATTTAAAAAGAATCTTCATAATGGCACTTTTTGGCACCCAACTATTAGCTTCGGATTATGTGTAAGACAAGAAAGAAAAGGTGGTAGTTAGCAAAAAAACCCATTGACCTAAGCCCTAAAGCCCTTAGATATGGCTCTCACAGCCTCACAGACTACCGCTAGCATTTGACAGCGCCCGCTTGTTGGCTATAGTCTATGAAGGGGTGTAATTATGAAGCGAATTTTAGTCATCTCCGTAATTTTGGTGGCTATGCTTTTAAGTGCGTGTAGTACCCCTGCCACCACACCCACGACTGCAAAGCCCACGCCGGAACCTTCAGCCACATTTACCATTACCAGTTTTAAACCGTCGAGTGAATACGTATATATTTACTATGATGTCGAGAACAACGGAATTGTATACTTAAATTACTATAAAGTATATTTTACTATTACATGCGATGACGGCAGCAAAATTCAATACTGGACTAATGGGACAGACGTATTTGTTGGTGAGAAATGGTCAGCTTTTGGAATAACGGAGGTAGGAAGTAAGAAAGTAGTATCCGTGGAAA
This genomic interval carries:
- a CDS encoding PD-(D/E)XK nuclease family protein — its product is MNYKLSPSDMTFSYDGCKRCFYLKAVKGIVQPSIPIPSVFSKIASLLKNHYAGKQTGELHLALPPGIISHGERNVRSQVIALPNHDATCYINGRFDIVVSFEDGTYGIIDFKTGNPSRESAAFYSRQLHAYAYALEHPASNALALAPVTRLGLLYFYPSGINQQNLERLFYEAEITWIEIEKDEARFLRFIDEMLYLLEMPEAPPHSSNCPWCNYASRLNDF
- a CDS encoding cytochrome c-type biogenesis protein CcmH, with amino-acid sequence MTGNSVRKLFLPLLIALALVFTSCSSSVSAAEVNAVAANVNCVCGACDLRLVDCHCDKALEMQATIKKNLGRGQSQEQIIQGMAIQYGQRALVN